A single Calypte anna isolate BGI_N300 chromosome 5A, bCalAnn1_v1.p, whole genome shotgun sequence DNA region contains:
- the VIPAS39 gene encoding spermatogenesis-defective protein 39 homolog, which produces MSRARADEEEYWHSSKFRAFTFDDEDDELSQLKESKRAVNSLRDIVDDDDDDLERVSWSGESVGSISWSIKETASSSTSSLEGRDSSLQKGSSSYAALPKQVSSYSLSNLFKGRNKLPSFQSLSDALSDIGVKNYAPELRRSKAEYKDYSSDWSPKDTVRRMQRGKVCSLERFRSLQDKLVLLDEAVAGHDGNVITAVLIFLKRTLRREILFRELEVRQVALCHLIHFLKETGEQKLLLDLLRFLDRTEEVALSQYREHLNIQDVEKRREFLKSCIGLPFSAEDTSHIQDHYTLLERQIIIEANDRHLETAGQSEIFRKYPRKASILNMPLVTTLFYSCFYHYSEAEGTFSSPTNLKKTFKIPDKQYMLTALAARAKLRAWDDVDALFTTKNWLGYTKKKAPIGFHRVVEILQRNNAPVQVLQEYVRLVEDVETRLNLATKYKCHDVAIETYRDLKDRIQLTAYKCKVERGSAEEEKINSILNNTQIRWKN; this is translated from the exons ATGAGCAGAGCGAGGGCGGACGAGGAGGAGTACTGGCACAGCTCCAAGTTCCGGGCCTTCACCTTcgatgatgaggatgatgagcTCTCTCAG CTAAAGGAATCCAAACGGGCAGTGAATAGCCTTCGGGATATCgtagatgatgatgatgatgacctTGAGAGGGTCAGCTGGAGCGGAGAATCTGTGGGAA GTATCTCCTGGTCAATCAAAGAGAcagcctccagcagcacaaGCTCGCTGGAGGGCCGAGACTCCAGCCTACAGAAGGGTTCTTCCTCCTATGCTGCTCTTCCCAAACAAGTTTCCTCCTACTCCCTGAGCAACCTATTCAAAG gACGAAACAAACTTCCAAGTTTCCAGTCCCTTTCAGATG CCCTTTCTGACATAGGAGTTAAAAACTATGCCCCAGAGCTGCGCAGATCGAAAGCTGAATACAAG GATTACAGCAGTGATTGGAGCCCCAAAGATACAGTCAGGCGGATGCAAAGGGGCAAG GTCTGCTCTCTGGAGAGATTCCGCTCCCTGCAGGACAAGTTGGTGCTCTTGGATGAAGCTGTGGCAGGGCATGATGGGAATGTCATTACAGCT GTGCTGATATTCCTGAAACGGACACTAAGGAGAG AGATCTTGTTTCGGGAGCTGGAAGTGCGGCAGGTGGCCTTGTGTCATCTCATCCATTTCCTCAAAGAGACTGGTGAGCAGAAGTTGCTTCTGGATCTGCTCAG GTTCCTAGACAGGACTGAGGAAGTTGCT CTGTCCCAGTACCGAGAGCATTTGAACATCCAGGATgtagagaaaaggagggaatTTCTGAAAAGCTGTATTGG GCTGCCATTTTCAGCTGAGGATACCTCCCACATTCAAGACCATTATACCTTGTTGGAGCGACAAATCATCATTGAG GCCAATGATCGGCACTTGGAGACAGCTGGGCAGTCAGAGATATTTCGAAAATACCCTCGCAAGGCTTCAATTCTCAACATGCCACTAGTGACCACCCTCTTCTATTCCTGTTTCTACCACTACTCAGAGGCTGAG GGAACATTCAGCAGTCCAACCAACCTGAAGAAAACGTTTAAG ATTCCTGATAAGCAGTATATGCTGACTGCCTTGGCTGCCCGTGCCAAGCTTCGAGCCTGGGATGATGTGGATGCCCTCTTCACCACCAAG AACTGGCTGGGCTACACCAAGAAGAAGGCACCTATTGGCTTTCACCGGGTGGTGGAGATTTTGCAGAGGAACAATGCTCCTGTGCAG GTACTGCAGGAATATGTGCGCCTGGTGGAGGATGTGGAGACACGGTTGAACCTTGCCACCAAATACAAGTGCCATGACGTTGCCATTGAG ACATACAGGGATTTAAAAGATCGCATCCAGCTGACAGCGTATAAGTGCAAGGTGGAACGAGGCTctgcagaagaagagaagatAAACAGCATTCTCAACAACACG CAAATCCGATGGAAGAACTGA